The following proteins are co-located in the Mycobacteriales bacterium genome:
- a CDS encoding response regulator transcription factor has protein sequence MTSVLICDERRGVRDGLAQFMSVVPGVDRVDTVASGDDMLERFPRERPDVVLVGTQRAVDTGIVLTRRLVSRHPRACVLVFGAADDTANIVAAVACGARGYLRWDASHAEVCAALAHALAGVELAGPRPARQDTDVRLTARELQVLVGMTEGKSNGEIGRELFLSEDTVKTHARRLFRKLGVNDRAQAVAHGFRRGLVS, from the coding sequence CCGAGACGGTCTCGCGCAGTTCATGTCGGTCGTACCCGGCGTCGACCGTGTCGACACCGTCGCCAGCGGCGACGACATGCTGGAGCGGTTCCCGCGAGAGCGGCCCGATGTGGTCCTGGTCGGGACACAGCGCGCCGTCGACACCGGGATCGTGCTGACCCGTCGACTCGTCTCCCGGCACCCGCGGGCGTGTGTGCTCGTCTTCGGCGCCGCCGACGACACGGCCAACATCGTCGCCGCCGTCGCGTGCGGGGCGCGGGGGTACCTGCGGTGGGACGCGTCCCACGCGGAGGTCTGCGCGGCGCTGGCGCATGCGCTGGCCGGTGTCGAGCTCGCCGGCCCGCGGCCGGCTCGTCAGGACACCGACGTGCGGTTGACCGCGCGCGAGCTCCAGGTGCTCGTCGGCATGACCGAGGGCAAGAGCAACGGCGAGATCGGGCGGGAGCTGTTCCTCTCCGAGGACACGGTCAAGACGCACGCACGCCGGCTCTTCCGCAAGTTGGGTGTGAACGATCGCGCCCAGGCGGTCGCCCACGGCTTCCGCCGCGGTCTCGTCTCCTGA